The genomic region AAGGCTTGAGGATGTTGTGCTAGAGCTTTCTAAGTATGACCGCCAGTTTGATATGCGATTAATCAAGGCTGAATCTTTGATACCTGCGGGCACGGATTATCAAAAAGGTGAAACTGTTATTCTTGTCCAGCAGCAGGAACAAATTGGCGAATTGAATGAAGAGTTGAAACAAGTTAAGAATGAACTCGAGAACGTTACAAAATCATTGTTGTTGACACGGGAACAGGTGGAACAGCAAACTAGTGTGAATAAAACAAAAATGGGTACAAAAAAAAGTATAGGGAACAATGCTGAAAGCCCAAATAATGGTTTTATTGAAGCACTGATGTTGTCGCCGTGGACAAGTATCATTGCTTTGAGTGTCTCAGTGTTTACCCTTCTAGTAGTAATCTTTTGACAGGTTTATATATTTAATTATATAATAAATGTTTATGTACAAAAAGTCAGGAACACTATTTGTGATCTCCGGCCCATCCGGTGTGGGTAAGTCAACGTTATGCAGTAAAGTGCTTGAAGTAACTGATAACATTGTCTATTCAATCTCATGCACAACACGGCCGTCAAGACAAGGTGAAGTTAATGGAAAAGAATATTTTTTTGTTAGTGAAACCGAATTTGAACAAAAAGTCAGGAAATCAGACTTTATTGAGTGGGCAAGAGTACACGAACATTATTATGGTACACCAAAAAAGTTTATTATTGACACTATAAAAAGCGGGACGGATGTCATCCTTGATATTGATGTGCAAGGCGGGATGGCGATTAGCAGGAATTTTAGTAATTCGGTATTAATATTTGTATTACCGCCGTCGCTATCAACTTTGCGTAAACGTTTAAAAGCAAGGAAGCAGGATAGTGAGAATATTATACGAAAACGTGTAAATAAAGCAAAATGGGAATTTAAGTTTGTCAGAAAATACGGATACGCAGTAGAAAATGATGAATTAGAAGATGCAGTGAAAGAAATCGGTTCTATTATTTCGGCGGAAAGGTTGAAGGTTCAAAGGCAGGTTGAGATAATAAAAAAGTTGATTGGTAAATAGTTTAGATTAATAAAAAGGGGAAATTACAAAAGTATGGCAACAAAAGAAGAATTGGTTTTAGAAGATTTATTGTCAAAGACGGATATTAACAGGTATGAACTTGTGCAGTTGGCAGCGTATTGGAGCAAAGAGCTTAAACGCAAAGAAGATGCTGCAGGTAACCGCAAGGATGTACGTGATTTTATTACCCAGGCAATGACTGACGTTCTTTCAAAAAAGGTTTCACGTGAAGATATTCAGAAGTTATTGAAGGCACAAACTGAAGAAGTTGTTTCCGCTGCTATGACTGCTGCACAGGAATTACTTGCGGTTAAAGATGTTAAGAAAACTGAGAAAGAAGAGAAAAAAGAAGTAAGCGGTAAGAAGGATGGAAAAAAGGGTAAGGCAAAATCTAAAACTGAGAAGAAAAAGAAGTGATAAAGAGTGTTAAAGGTAAAACAGTTGTTCTTGGTATAACAGGGAGTATCGCTGCTTATAAGGCTGCGGAACTCGCACGGAGGTTGATGAAGCTTGGGTTGAAGATAAGGTGTGTGCTCACGCCTTCTGCCGGGAAGTTTGTCACGCCGTTGATGTTTCAATCTTTAACCGGGGAAAAAGCTTTTCTTGAAATGTTTGATGCGGATAACTGGGAAGCTGGGCATGTGGCACTCGCAAAAAGTGCTGATGTTGTTGTCATAGCTCCTTGTACTGCGAATACTATTAATAAACTTGCGGTTGGTGTGTCGGATAATTTGTTGACTTGTACTGTACTGGCGGCAAAGGTGCCGGTTATTATAGCGCCTGCTATGAATGACGGGATGTATAATAATATCATTACCCAAAGAAATATTACTGAGCTTAAATCAAGAAATGTTATTTTTGTAAATCCTGTGAAAGGCATGCTTGCTTCAGGGTATACAGGTATTGGCCATCTTGCGGAAATTGATAATATTGTAAGTGCTGTAGTTGATACTCTTACACGTGAGTATGACAATAAAATATTGTATGGGAAGACTGTGCTAATCACGGCAGGTGCAACACGCGAATATATAGATCCTGTGCGGTATATAACAAACGCATCAACCGGGAAGATGGGTACTGCTCTGGCAGTGGCAATGAAATATGCCGGTGCTAACGTTGTTTTCGTGAAAGGCGCGACTGTGGAGTCCACTCCGCCGGTGGATAAGGTTGTTACCGTAGATTCTGCGGAACAAATGTATGATGCCTGTAACAAATATTTTACTGAAGCAGACGTATTTATTTCTGTGGCTGCAGTGTCTGATTACCGTGCAGATAAAGTTGTGAGGTCAAAGATTAAATCCGGAAAAGACGGGTTACAGCTAATGCTCGTACCGAATAGGGATATATTGTTTGAACTCGCAGCCAATAAGGCTGATAAGGTCGTAGTGGGATTCTCGCTCGAAACTGAAGATCTTGTTAATAATTCGGTGCAGAAGTTAAAGAAAAAAAATTTGGATTTAATAGTTGCGAATACCGCGGAAGTGATTGGTTCCAATGACACAAGCGTGGTAATAATAACGTCAACTGGTAAAAAGGAACGCGTTGTAAATATTGATAAGTACGCGCTTGCGCAAAAAATTGTGTCATATGTTGCTGGGGTGTTAGAACAAAAAAGTAAATGAAGTCAAGGATATCAGTTGTACTAAAATTATTCATATTTATAATGGTTCTTACCGGTACTTTGAATGCGCAGCATCAAAAGCCGTTCTTTGTCCCAAATTTTGGTGTTAAGTTTGTTTATACCGACCTAAAAGCATCAAGTGTAAGTCTCGTCGGCAGTTTTAACAGCTGGGATCCTATGCGTAAACAATTGAAAAAAGGTAAAAATGGTGTGTGGGTGGGATATCAGATATTAACTGAAGGTAAGTATAGTTATCAGTTTATTGTCGATGGAAAAAAAGATCCTGAACCGCCGGTGGATCTTGAGGTTAGCAAGTTAGAAGATGGTAAACTAAAAGTGGTTACAGTAAACGCTATCAAGGAAACAGCCACTGAGATTCAACAGAAAGATACTGCTATCCAGGAAAATGAAGTTCAGAAAAGCGCTGAGGTTAGTATTGAGATACCTCCCGAGAATAGTGAACTGCCAGTAGGAGCGTTGCCGCCTCAGATTGCCGCGCAGCATGTGCGGTTTATGTGCAATTATCCCAACGCAAAACGCGTGGATTTAGTTGGTTCTTTCAATAATTGGCAGATAGGCAAAAGTAAGTTCACTAAAAATAAATCAGGTGCGTGGGAGACGGAACTGAAATTATCACCCGGGAAATATGATTATCAATACGCAGTAGACGGTAAGTATAATAAAGAATATGCATGGACACTGATAATCGACCGTTCGGTAGGAATGAAGTGATGAATAGTATAAAAGCTGTTATCTTTGATTTAGGTAATGTAATATTGTATTTTGACCATCAAAAAAGCCTCTCACAGTTTGCAGCTCTTACCGGTCATACTTCTGAAGAGTACGGAAAATATATATTTGAGGCAGGGTTAAAGAATGAATTTGATACTGGAAAGATTGAACCGGAAGAGTTTTATAACAAGATTAGTATAAAGTTCGGGTTAAAGATATCGTTAAATGAATTCAAGCAGATATGGGGTAATATATTTTGGCTGAATACTGATGCGGAAAGTGTAATTAATAAATTGTCCGGAAGAATTAAACTCTACCTATTATCTAACACGGATGCACTACATTATGAATATTTTATGGCTAACTATCCTATCCTGCAAAAGCTGGATAAGTGTTATACATCATTCGGATTAAAACGCGTAAAACCTGATCCCCGGATTTATGAGTTTGTTCTTAAAGACATTAACTGCCGGCCGGAAGATGTGGTATACATAGATGATTGTAAAGAGTTTATCATGACCGCAAAAAAAATAGGGATTAATACCATACATTATATTGATAATGTAATACTTGCACCGGAATTATTGAATTATGGAGTTGTTGTATGAATAAACAAATAAATACTCCTGGATTGTCAACGTATTACTACGCAGGAAGTAAACTGTCAGAACGTATCGGAGTGATAGCTGAGGCTGGGTTTAAAAAAATAGAAATATGGGCGAACACACCGGACAGGCATTTTGATTATCATAAGCAGGAGCAAATCAAGGAGTTGGAGGTAAGCCTAAAAACGTATGGCGTAGAAGTTGAAACTATGCATTCGCCGTTCTTTGGAAATAACGATTTTTCTGCGTTAGATGAAACTCAACACCGTGCTACAATGTCTGAGTTTGAGTACGCAATAAATGTTTTGTCAGGTTTTGGCGGTAAAGTGATGGTAGTGCATCCGTCAAACTGGACTTCAAAGGATGCTAGTGAACTATATGATCCTGAAAAAAAAGCCGCGAGGGTTAAGCAAATAATTAAGTCGGTAGATATTCTCTACAATGTCTGCGATAAGTGCAATGTAACACTGGCGTTTGAAACGTTATTACCCGATAATCTTGCTGGTAATATTCATAATTATCAAGAGATTATTTCTGCAGTAAAGAATAAATATGTAAAAGTATGTGTTGATACGTCACATTTATGGTTGTGGCAGGGTAAAAGTGTTGAGGAATGGGTGGATGGGTTCAAGGGTTTGATTGTGACTACTCATTTATCAGATAATTCAGGTACTGGACGTGATCGTCATTTGACATTGAATGCCGGTGATATTAAATGGGAAAATGTATTTAATGCTTTGCAAAGAGGTGTTTTTGAGAATGCATATATGCTTGAAGTGCAACATCCTCCTGCAAGTGATAATGTTTCAGCTGAGGTTAGGCTAAAAGAGTTGTATAATACGGTAACAGGTTATTTATCTAAACTGTGATAATGGATGGGATGTAAAGATGGATATTATTAATGCGCCACGGGGAACCCGTGATATATTAGGCAGAGAAGTTGTTAATCACAGGACAGTGGAGTCAATCGCGAGTAAAGTCTTTGAACGGTGGGGATACGAAGAAATTATTACGCCTGTGTTTGAACACCGTGAACTGTTTATACGATCAATAGGAGATACTACGGATATTGTTGAGAAAGAAATGTATTCTTTTCAAGATAAAAAAGAACGGTGGATGGTATTACGCCCGGAAGGGACTGCTGCAGTGGTACGCGCGATGATTGAACATAAAAGATTTCAACCCGGGAAAATTAATCGCGAGTTTTATCGTGGTTCAATGTACCGTTATGAACGCCCACAGGCGGGGCGTTACCGCGAGTTTTATCAGGTAGGGGCTGAACTATTCGGTGTGACATCCGCTTACGGTGATTGGGAAGTAATCATGCTTGGGTATGATATCCTGAAAACACTGAAACTTGACGGTGAAATAAGGATCGAACTTAACAGTTTAGGCTGCAAAGAGTGCCGTCCAAAGTACCGCGAAGCGTTATTAAGTACTCTAATAAGTTATGGGCCGCAACTCTGCGGAGATTGTAAAAACCGTATTACACGGAACCCATTACGTGTGCTTGACTGCAAAATTGATGCCGGAAAAATTGGTAATCTACCATCAACTTTGGAATATCTGTGCGATGAATGTAAAACACATTTTGAATTAACCACATCGTTACTGAAAAAAAGCGGTGTAGAGTTCAGCGTGAACCCAAAACTTGTCCGCGGTTTAGATTATTATACCCGCACGGTATTTGAGATAAAATGCGCAAAACTTGGCGCTCAGGATGCAGTTGCAGCAGGAGGTAGGTATGACGGGTTGGTAGCCGAACTCGGCGGGCCTGCAGTGCCGGCAGTAGGATTAGCGTTTGGTGTTGACCGTTTATCCTTTCTTTTGTCTCAGCAACAAACCAGTACGGATAAAAGCGATAATTGTATATCCGTTATCGCAGCGGGTAGTACAGAAGTGTTGTCTAGAATATCGTTATTAGCGAGGGATATTAGAAATTCAGGATTTAATGTATATACCGAATTCTATGATAGTAAAAGTATGAAAGCACAGATGCGGTATGCTAATGAATTAGGAGTAAGGGCTGTCTTGATCTATGGAGAAGATGAACACACAAGAGGTGTTATACAAATGAAAGATATGAATAACGCAACACAGGCTGAAGTTAAGCTGTCAGATTTGTTTGATGAATTAAAAAAAGTATTAGAGAAATAATTGCTGTAATATAACAAAGTGTTATTCGGAGGTTAAAAATTGTTATGGTAACAAGTATTTTGTCAAAAGTCGCTCTGTTTTCTGGGATGAATAAAAAGCAGTTGAAGAGGTTGAGTAAACTCGGTGTAATTAAGAAGTTTAAGGCTAGGGAGTCAGTTTTTTCTGAGCAAGAAACAGGTGATGCTTTTTATGTAATTATAAAAGGGCTTGTAAAAATATTTAAGCGTTCATCTGTGGGTGAACATAAAACCTTGGTTATACTTAAGGAAGGCGATTTTTTTGGTGAGATGGCAGAACTGGATAAACCGTACCGTTCAGCAAGCGCGCAAGTTATTGTAGAAAGTGAATTACTGGTATTCTACAAAAAAGCGTTTGAAAAAATTATAAGTAATTACCCGCGGATAACTGTTAATCTTATGCAAACTATGTCTGCTAGGTTGCGGGAAGCGGATGAACAGATAAAAAATCTTGTATTTCAAAATACGGCAGGGAGGTTAGCGGTGGCATTGCTTGATCTTTCAACAAAGTATGGGAATAAAACTGCTAAAGGTATTGAGATTAATGTTAAACTCTCACACCGTGATATTGCGGATCTTGTAGGGAGTTCACGTGAACTTGTGACAAAAGTTATGAATCAATTCAAGCATATAGGATGCATACGAATTGAACACGGAAAAATGTATATAATCAATAAAAGACGATTGAAGGATTGTATCTACTGAGATACTGCTTATTAAATGAAACGTATCTACATGGATAATAACGCTACAACGCGTGTACGGGAGGAAGTTGTCAATACAATGATTCCATATTACGCGGAACATTATGGTAATCCTTCAAGTATTCATTATTTTGGACAAAAAAGCCGTGCAGTCATCGATGATGCGAGGATTGTTATGGCACGGTTTATTTCCGCGGATGATCCACAAAATATTGTGTTTACCAGTGGCGGGACAGAATCTGATAATTTTGCAATTAAAGGTTTTGCTATGGCAAACAGTAAACGCGGAAAGCATATCATAACTTCGAGTATTGAACATCACGCAGTGTTTAATACCTGCGAGTACTTAAGGAAGAATTTCGGTTATTCTGTTACCTACATACCAGTAGATCGTAACGGCGTGGTTGACATAAAGAAACTTGAAACCGCGTTAAGTGAAGATACAATACTTGTTTCTATAATGCATGCGAATAATGAAACCGGGGTTATTCAACCTATAAAAAGTATCGGGAAAATGCTAAAAAATAAAAATATTGCGTTTCATACCGATGCTGTGCAGACAGCTGGAAAGGTGAGGATTGACGTTGATGACCTGGGGGTTGATCTTCTGAGTATATCCGCTCATAAGTTTTATGGTCCAAAAGGCGTAGGGATGTTATATATTCGTAAAGGATTGACTATCGATGCGTTATTGCATGGCGGGCATCATGAATCAAACTACCGTGCGGGGACTGAGAATGTTCCTTGTATTGCGGGAATGAGTGCTGCAGCACAGATCGCTATGAGAGAATATACACTTGAGTGTTCGCGTATATCGTTACTGCGTGAAAAGTTTGAAACTGGGATACTTGAGCGTATACCTCAGTCTGAGATTAATGGCATACACGCTGAACGGTTATACAATACCAGCAGTATCGCATTCAAATATGTAGAGGGCGAAGCTCTTTTATTGGCTATGGATAATGAAAGTACAGGGATTGCTGCATCATCGGGTTCTGCGTGTACCGCAGGAAGTAGTGAACCTTCACATGTTCTTACCGCAATGGGTGTGGAACCGTTAATTGCACAAGGAACAATACGTTTTTCGTTTGGGCATGATAATACAGAAGAAGAAGTTGATTATCTCTTAGATACATTACCCAGGGTTGTGGAGAAGCTCAGAACTATGTCTCCTTTGTGGAGACAGTAAAGTTATCACCCTATTATAGATTGTATTTTATTGATCATCTCGTCTATATCAAATGGTTTTGAGATAAAGGGTACCTTGTTTTTTTGGATCCAGTTGATA from Elusimicrobiota bacterium harbors:
- a CDS encoding HAD family phosphatase, coding for MNSIKAVIFDLGNVILYFDHQKSLSQFAALTGHTSEEYGKYIFEAGLKNEFDTGKIEPEEFYNKISIKFGLKISLNEFKQIWGNIFWLNTDAESVINKLSGRIKLYLLSNTDALHYEYFMANYPILQKLDKCYTSFGLKRVKPDPRIYEFVLKDINCRPEDVVYIDDCKEFIMTAKKIGINTIHYIDNVILAPELLNYGVVV
- the hisS gene encoding histidine--tRNA ligase, with amino-acid sequence MDIINAPRGTRDILGREVVNHRTVESIASKVFERWGYEEIITPVFEHRELFIRSIGDTTDIVEKEMYSFQDKKERWMVLRPEGTAAVVRAMIEHKRFQPGKINREFYRGSMYRYERPQAGRYREFYQVGAELFGVTSAYGDWEVIMLGYDILKTLKLDGEIRIELNSLGCKECRPKYREALLSTLISYGPQLCGDCKNRITRNPLRVLDCKIDAGKIGNLPSTLEYLCDECKTHFELTTSLLKKSGVEFSVNPKLVRGLDYYTRTVFEIKCAKLGAQDAVAAGGRYDGLVAELGGPAVPAVGLAFGVDRLSFLLSQQQTSTDKSDNCISVIAAGSTEVLSRISLLARDIRNSGFNVYTEFYDSKSMKAQMRYANELGVRAVLIYGEDEHTRGVIQMKDMNNATQAEVKLSDLFDELKKVLEK
- a CDS encoding sugar phosphate isomerase/epimerase family protein, producing the protein MNKQINTPGLSTYYYAGSKLSERIGVIAEAGFKKIEIWANTPDRHFDYHKQEQIKELEVSLKTYGVEVETMHSPFFGNNDFSALDETQHRATMSEFEYAINVLSGFGGKVMVVHPSNWTSKDASELYDPEKKAARVKQIIKSVDILYNVCDKCNVTLAFETLLPDNLAGNIHNYQEIISAVKNKYVKVCVDTSHLWLWQGKSVEEWVDGFKGLIVTTHLSDNSGTGRDRHLTLNAGDIKWENVFNALQRGVFENAYMLEVQHPPASDNVSAEVRLKELYNTVTGYLSKL
- the nifS gene encoding cysteine desulfurase NifS, with the protein product MKRIYMDNNATTRVREEVVNTMIPYYAEHYGNPSSIHYFGQKSRAVIDDARIVMARFISADDPQNIVFTSGGTESDNFAIKGFAMANSKRGKHIITSSIEHHAVFNTCEYLRKNFGYSVTYIPVDRNGVVDIKKLETALSEDTILVSIMHANNETGVIQPIKSIGKMLKNKNIAFHTDAVQTAGKVRIDVDDLGVDLLSISAHKFYGPKGVGMLYIRKGLTIDALLHGGHHESNYRAGTENVPCIAGMSAAAQIAMREYTLECSRISLLREKFETGILERIPQSEINGIHAERLYNTSSIAFKYVEGEALLLAMDNESTGIAASSGSACTAGSSEPSHVLTAMGVEPLIAQGTIRFSFGHDNTEEEVDYLLDTLPRVVEKLRTMSPLWRQ
- the coaBC gene encoding bifunctional phosphopantothenoylcysteine decarboxylase/phosphopantothenate--cysteine ligase CoaBC; the protein is MIKSVKGKTVVLGITGSIAAYKAAELARRLMKLGLKIRCVLTPSAGKFVTPLMFQSLTGEKAFLEMFDADNWEAGHVALAKSADVVVIAPCTANTINKLAVGVSDNLLTCTVLAAKVPVIIAPAMNDGMYNNIITQRNITELKSRNVIFVNPVKGMLASGYTGIGHLAEIDNIVSAVVDTLTREYDNKILYGKTVLITAGATREYIDPVRYITNASTGKMGTALAVAMKYAGANVVFVKGATVESTPPVDKVVTVDSAEQMYDACNKYFTEADVFISVAAVSDYRADKVVRSKIKSGKDGLQLMLVPNRDILFELAANKADKVVVGFSLETEDLVNNSVQKLKKKNLDLIVANTAEVIGSNDTSVVIITSTGKKERVVNIDKYALAQKIVSYVAGVLEQKSK
- a CDS encoding Crp/Fnr family transcriptional regulator — protein: MVTSILSKVALFSGMNKKQLKRLSKLGVIKKFKARESVFSEQETGDAFYVIIKGLVKIFKRSSVGEHKTLVILKEGDFFGEMAELDKPYRSASAQVIVESELLVFYKKAFEKIISNYPRITVNLMQTMSARLREADEQIKNLVFQNTAGRLAVALLDLSTKYGNKTAKGIEINVKLSHRDIADLVGSSRELVTKVMNQFKHIGCIRIEHGKMYIINKRRLKDCIY
- the gmk gene encoding guanylate kinase encodes the protein MYKKSGTLFVISGPSGVGKSTLCSKVLEVTDNIVYSISCTTRPSRQGEVNGKEYFFVSETEFEQKVRKSDFIEWARVHEHYYGTPKKFIIDTIKSGTDVILDIDVQGGMAISRNFSNSVLIFVLPPSLSTLRKRLKARKQDSENIIRKRVNKAKWEFKFVRKYGYAVENDELEDAVKEIGSIISAERLKVQRQVEIIKKLIGK